A window of Citrus sinensis cultivar Valencia sweet orange chromosome 7, DVS_A1.0, whole genome shotgun sequence contains these coding sequences:
- the LOC102615831 gene encoding uncharacterized protein LOC102615831: MGGCATKPKVLKGEEGEAPAPAPAPEPAKEQVAAAGGGGAIPTTTTTTTLPSEAKDVVVVEECGDQKKKAEEGDKKVDDDQPDATANDVEDNKEVNKEIVEDDKKVDGDHQETKPRSLSNLFKNEQGKDSTEGGNAPSETVIEESKETEKPEEESETTNLEAQKSEVPPTPESFVDATDKDETAEKTVEAAPAATATETKTEEESSEKKTEATESAEKKIEPVTESELEKKAEEIK, encoded by the exons atGGGGGGTTGTGCGACAAAGCCAAAGGTGTTGAAGGGTGAAGAGGGAGAGGCACCAGCGCCGGCCCCCGCGCCTGAGCCTGCTAAGGAGCAGGTCGCCGCTGCAGGCGGTGGTGGTGCTATTCCAActacgacgacgacgacgacgttGCCGTCTGAAGCAAAggatgttgttgttgtggAAGAATGTGGTGATCAGAAGAAGAAGGCTGAAGAAGGTGATAAAAAAGTTGATGATGATCAGCCTGATGCAACTGCTAACGATGTTGAAGATAACAAAGAAGTTAATAAGGAGATTGTTGAAGATGATAAAAAAGTTGATGGTGATCATCAAGAAACCAAGCCTCGATCTCTCAGTAACTTGTTCAAG AATGAACAAGGAAAGGACTCGACAGAAGGTGGGAATGCTCCTTCGGAGACGGTGATAGAAGAATCAAAAGAGACCGAAAAGCCTGAAGAGGAATCCGAAACTACAAATCTAGAGGCTCAAAAATCTGAGGTTCCCCCGACCCCAGAGTCGTTTGTCGATGCTACTGATAAGGATGAAACAGCAGAGAAAACAGTTGAAGCTGCCCCTGCTGCGACAGCCACCGAGACCAAAACTGAAGAAGAATCATCCGAGAAGAAAACAGAAGCCACAGAATCAGCCGAGAAGAAAATAGAACCCGTGACAGAATCAGAGCTGGAAAAGAAAGCAGAGGAGATCAAGTGA